Proteins encoded in a region of the Triticum dicoccoides isolate Atlit2015 ecotype Zavitan chromosome 3A, WEW_v2.0, whole genome shotgun sequence genome:
- the LOC119272161 gene encoding uncharacterized protein LOC119272161 translates to MQEMDRSSEENVKIVEMDSGEQPARRGGAKGGDRQFSSIEYHHGGRCSPAPSAMTELSPRASSWHVEDHLSFGTAHSSPHSHSHNATAAMAEPAASDLPFPSYMSNTESSRAKARSQSAPRQRAAAEALERQPSRRKGAEHRSVPRGARMQRSSSQQQAGSAPRQSPFFHRPWSSSTSVRLDTSTASLKDSECGSTTSSVVTAATTVSTVYSRTRSLVGFEERSWGLRGSSPRSRPGAAVRSLSFPPSSSSSHHEELEEDSPPRTPLLPRDLTCFRTGQRSLVTALASSSSPRRSLPASRRSCASVYSGDLPSDSACSLNPA, encoded by the exons ATGCAGGAGATGGACCGGTCGAGCGAGGAGAATGTGAAGATCGTCGAGATGGACAGCGGCGAGCAGCCAGCGCGGCGCGGCGGGGCGAAGGGCGGCGACAGGCAGTTCTCCTCCATCGAGTACCACCACGGCGGCAGGTGCTCGCCGGCGCCGTCGGCCATGACGGAGCTGAGCCCGAGGGCGAGCAGCTGGCACGTGGAGGACCACCTGTCCTTCGGGACGGCGCACAGCAGCCCGCACTCCCACTCCCACAACgcgacggcggccatggcggagCCAGCGGCGTCGGACTTGCCGTTCCCGAGCTACATGAGCAACACCGAGTCGTCGAGGGCCAAGGCGCGGTCCCAGAGCGCGCCGAGGCAGCGCGCGGCCGCGGAGGCGCTGGAGCGGCAACCGAGCAGGAGGAAGGGGGCGGAGCACAGGAGCGTGCCGCGGGGCGCCAGGATGCAGCGGTCGTCGTCGCAGCAGCAGGCCGGGTCGGCGCCGCGCCAGTCGCCCTTCTTCCATCGGCCGTGGTCGTCGTCGACGTCGGTGAGGCTGGACACGTCGACGGCGTCGCTCAAGGATAGCGAGTGTGGGTCCACCACCAGCTCCGTGGTCACCGCGGCCACCACCGTGTCCACCGTCTACAGCCGGACCCGCTCGCTCGTCGGATTCGAGGAGAGGAGCTGGGGCTTGAGGGGATCCTCCCCTCGATCTAGACCGGGCGCCGCCGTGCGGag TCTCtccttccctccctcctcctcttcctcccaccACGAGGAGCTCGAGGAGGACTCGCCGCCCAGGACGCCACTACTCCCCAGGGACCTGACGTGTTTCAGGACCGGTCAGCGCTCACTCGTGACTGCTCTTGCCTCGTCTTCGTCTCCACGGAGGTCCCTGCCAGCGTCCCGCCGGAGCTGTGCATCCGTCTACTCCGGCGACCTCCCCTCCGACAGCGCGTGCAGCCTCAACCCGGCTTGA
- the LOC119267887 gene encoding mediator-associated protein 2-like encodes MVKGAVRYEPGPAFQESGEQGKLEIPASGSTEFWLIQWPLNHVNASEFSGKEVTVELQDDGNLGNLESSSGKSYELVSFAAQQPDATVFIPSGSEMKAVGKISRRVCLVRYPEPEELEKEKPSFGSLTPGSRRPAGSSRKTMSRFSGLSKNRSSQGSALSLGQENRSSQGSALSQGQQSVEPTPKHKQKRRDESSLGGHSNVSAKSSEGSQARGAGSNTTSEMPPTSVEKSKKKKKVRIQE; translated from the exons ATGGTGAAAGGCGCAGTCCG CTATGAGCCTGGACCGGCATTTCAGgagagtggagagcagggcaagcttGAAATACCAGCATCTGGCTCGACAGAATTTTGGCTAATACAGTGGCCTCTAAACCAT GTAAATGCTTCTGAGTTTAGTGGTAAAGAAGTTACTGTTGAGCTTCAGGATGATGGAAACTTGGGAAATTTGGAGAGTTCTTCCG GGAAATCATATGAACTCGTTAGCTTTGCTGCTCAACAGCCAGATGCTACTGTCTTCATTCCATCAGGATCTGAAATGAAAGCCG TGGGGAAGATTTCACGCAGAGTTTGCTTGGTTCGTTACCCTGAACCTGAAGAATTGGAGAAAGAGAAACCAAGTTTTGGGAGTCTTACACCTGGCAGTAGGAGACCTGCAG GTTCTTCTCGGAAGACTATGTCTCGGTTCAGTGGCTTATCGAAGAACCGTAGCAGCCAAGGATCAGCATTGTCCCTGGGTCAAGAGAACCGTAGCAGCCAAGGATCAGCATTGTCCCAGGGTCAACAGAGCGTGGAGCCGACGCCCAAACACAAGCAGAAGAGAAGGGACGAAAGCAGCTTGGGGGGCCACTCAAACGTGTCCGCCAAGTCCTCGGAAGGATCCCAGGCTCGTGGCGCAGGAAGCAACACAACGTCGGAGATGCCGCCGACGTcggtggagaaatccaagaagaagaagaaggttaggaTTCAAGAGTAG
- the LOC119267888 gene encoding uncharacterized protein LOC119267888: MEEGDPIEASDSDNEDGGGSSDDGEGIVRTRGLLLNEREDFQLQVLLPLSDDFIGFAFVHRLTRTNICLGMMKIPKKVAAATLFEEQGVVGISVDGGRFKKVSYKTADDDRIVFDSKKWKDFAASRGLKVNTTVLIGFKSSERDDVHVLVILKKLG; the protein is encoded by the exons ATGGAGGAGGGTGATCCCATTGAAGCTTCAGACTCAGATAATGAGGATGGAGGAGGTTCAAGTGATGATGGTGAAGGCATTGTTCGCACTAGGGGGCTTCTGCTTAATGAGAGAGAGGATTTTCAGCTACAAGTGCTGCTACCTCTCAGTGATGATTTCATCGGGTTTGCTTTTGTTCACCGCCTCACAAGGACAAACATTTGCTTGGGCATGATG AAaatacccaagaaagttgctgctgcCACGCTGTTTGAAGAACAGGGGGTTGTTGGTATTTCTGTGGATGGTGGGAGATTCAAAAAAGTCTCATACAAAACTGCTGATGATGACCGCATTGTGTTTGACAGCAAGAAGTGGAAAGACTTCGCAGCTAGCAGAGGACTCAAAGTCAACACAACTGTTCTTATTGGCTTCAAGAGCAGCGAGAGGGATGATGTCCATGTCCTGGTTATCTTGAAGAAGCTTGGCTAG